One Alligator mississippiensis isolate rAllMis1 chromosome 12, rAllMis1, whole genome shotgun sequence DNA window includes the following coding sequences:
- the CAV3 gene encoding caveolin-3, which translates to MAEEQSGLEERIIIKDQHTKEIDLVNRDPKHINEDVVKVDFEDVIAEPVGTYSFDGVWKTSYTTFTVSKYWCYRLLSAILGIPLAVIWGFLFALISFCHIWAVVPCIKSYVIEIQCISRIYSLCIHTFCDPLFEALAKICGGIKVALRKEV; encoded by the exons ATGGCAGAAGAGCAATCTGGACTCGAGGAGAGGATAATAATAAAAGACCAGCACACAAAGGAAATCGACCTGGTGAACCGAGATCcaaagcacattaatgaagacgttgtgAAG GTGGATTTTGAAGATGTgatagctgagccagtagggacATACAGCTTTGATGGAGTCTGGAAAACCAGCTACACCACCTTCACCGTCAGCAAGTACTGGTGCTACCGACTACTTTCTGCCATCTTGGGAATTCCTCTCGCAGTCATCTGGGGCTTCCTCTTTGCATTAATCTCCTTCTGTCACATCTGGGCGGTGGTGCCATGCATCAAAAGTTATGTGAtagaaatccagtgcatcagcaGGATTTACTCCCTCTGCATCCACACCTTCTGTGACCCATTGTTTGAGGCTCTAGCGAAGATCTGTGGTGGCATAAAAGTTGCTCTCCGCAAGGAAGTCTAG